One Candidatus Paceibacterota bacterium genomic region harbors:
- a CDS encoding type II secretion system protein has translation MQNKKGFTLIELLVVIAIIGILTSVVLASLNSARSKGGDAGVKDNLASIRTQAEVYYDGPKNYGTAFAPALCSTAGAGTMFVDDSSVKNAIASAASSGGGTVNCASVTSPAAAWAISAQLKADTTKYWCVDSTGNATSTSTALPTTGAVCQ, from the coding sequence ATGCAGAACAAAAAAGGTTTTACATTGATCGAGCTCCTCGTGGTCATCGCCATCATCGGCATCTTGACCTCGGTGGTTCTAGCGTCGCTCAACAGTGCGCGATCGAAAGGTGGTGATGCGGGCGTCAAGGACAACTTGGCATCTATCCGCACGCAAGCAGAAGTGTACTACGATGGTCCGAAGAACTACGGCACAGCTTTTGCTCCGGCGCTGTGTTCTACGGCCGGCGCAGGCACAATGTTCGTTGATGACTCAAGCGTCAAGAACGCAATAGCCTCTGCAGCTTCCTCGGGTGGCGGTACGGTAAACTGTGCATCGGTAACCTCTCCGGCAGCGGCGTGGGCAATCTCGGCACAGCTCAAGGCCGATACGACCAAGTATTGGTGTGTTGACAGCACTGGTAATGCGACCTCAACCTCGACAGCATTGCCGACAACAGGAGCTGTTTGTCAGTAA
- a CDS encoding prepilin peptidase, translating to MDGLLLIFLFAFGLVMGSFLNVVILRYNTGKSLQGRSACFSCGTTLAWHHLVPLISFIAQRGHCAFCGSKISPQYPLVELATGILFVCSYLSAGEAGLLSPNSQLLLVFNLIATCLLIIIFVYDLRHKIIPDGIAYAFIGLGFIMLILRNSTPFDTAGAIADIVSAILIFFFFFSLWYFSKGTWMGLGDGKLALAMSLFLPWAENLSAIIISFWVGAGFGLLLMAYERIRAHKAVFWGPQKTALCGKFHSMKSELPFAPFMIIAFFLVLFSQLNLFYLLIV from the coding sequence ATGGACGGCTTACTGCTCATATTTCTCTTCGCTTTCGGCCTGGTCATGGGTAGCTTTCTTAACGTTGTCATTCTCCGTTACAACACTGGTAAGAGTTTGCAAGGCCGTTCGGCCTGCTTCTCTTGCGGCACGACGCTCGCTTGGCATCACCTCGTCCCGCTTATCTCCTTCATCGCCCAGCGTGGCCACTGTGCCTTCTGTGGCAGTAAGATCTCTCCCCAGTATCCGCTGGTCGAACTCGCCACCGGCATTTTATTCGTATGTTCCTACCTGTCTGCCGGCGAGGCAGGTCTCCTATCTCCTAACTCCCAACTCCTGTTAGTATTCAATCTCATCGCCACTTGTCTCTTGATAATCATCTTCGTCTACGATCTTCGCCATAAGATTATCCCTGACGGCATTGCCTATGCCTTTATTGGCCTTGGCTTCATTATGCTTATTTTGCGCAATAGCACGCCCTTCGATACAGCCGGCGCAATAGCAGACATTGTCTCTGCCATTCTGATTTTCTTCTTCTTCTTTTCGCTGTGGTATTTCTCTAAAGGCACCTGGATGGGTCTGGGCGATGGCAAGCTTGCGCTTGCTATGAGCCTCTTCTTGCCTTGGGCAGAGAACTTATCGGCCATAATCATCTCGTTCTGGGTAGGTGCCGGCTTCGGCCTGCTCCTCATGGCGTACGAACGCATAAGGGCACACAAGGCAGTCTTCTGGGGCCCGCAGAAGACTGCCTTGTGTGGCAAGTTTCACTCAATGAAAAGCGAGCTCCCATTCGCGCCGTTTATGATAATCGCATTCTTCTTGGTGCTATTCTCCCAACTTAATTTGTTCTATTTGCTGATTGTATGA
- a CDS encoding type II secretion system protein, whose protein sequence is MKLSTFNFQLSTRSGFTLIELMVTLAIFTIMTGIVLANYPDFNTKISRDVLVQNVALAIREAQVHGISIRSQDIGTLATAYGVYINDTQSYPLFSDNDSDNIYDSGDLIVPGNNNLIQGGKNKILLVCGNYHYTNNSGPAVRTDCEDAAKHPENLATANTSKELNIVFHRPNPEAIITGTLKEGINQCDSSGDVLPDLDGFCRYNNAAIFIGDGLGTYKKVIIWNTGQIATE, encoded by the coding sequence ATGAAACTTTCAACTTTCAACTTTCAACTTTCAACTCGCTCGGGCTTCACCCTCATCGAGCTCATGGTCACCCTCGCTATCTTTACTATCATGACAGGCATCGTCCTCGCGAACTATCCGGACTTTAACACCAAGATAAGCCGTGATGTGCTGGTGCAGAACGTCGCCTTGGCTATCCGTGAAGCGCAAGTGCATGGTATAAGTATCAGATCTCAAGACATAGGCACGCTGGCAACAGCCTATGGGGTTTATATTAATGATACTCAAAGCTATCCGCTCTTCTCTGATAACGATTCAGACAATATTTACGATTCTGGCGATTTAATAGTGCCAGGGAATAACAATTTAATCCAAGGAGGTAAAAATAAAATTCTACTTGTATGCGGAAATTATCACTACACAAATAATAGCGGTCCCGCAGTACGCACAGATTGTGAAGATGCGGCAAAACATCCAGAGAATCTAGCTACAGCTAATACTTCGAAAGAGTTAAATATCGTATTTCATCGTCCAAATCCTGAGGCTATTATTACCGGTACGCTTAAAGAAGGTATTAACCAGTGCGACTCTAGTGGAGACGTGCTGCCCGATTTAGACGGGTTTTGCAGATACAACAATGCCGCGATATTCATTGGTGACGGGTTGGGGACGTATAAAAAGGTGATAATTTGGAATACGGGTCAAATAGCGACAGAGTAA
- a CDS encoding type II secretion system protein codes for MLKTTNYKLKTARGFTLVEVLVSSAIITVVMLVAIGAIITIQDASRKAQAVRAIIDNLHGAVENMSRKIRTGNTYYCGDATSNLPYFQTRPCDSSGFATAMSFMATDDVSTGEGVPTIYRMECSPALNGENIEPVSTTGMCREGQKGTIMYYKDNTNGRGFSGFEPLTDPKIDVKSLRFYVHNAEGVNGYPSVLITINGTIKIERININTPFNIETTISQYIK; via the coding sequence ATGCTAAAAACTACAAACTACAAACTAAAAACTGCCCGCGGCTTCACACTCGTCGAAGTGCTTGTTTCTTCGGCTATCATCACCGTCGTGATGCTTGTTGCTATCGGCGCTATTATTACCATCCAGGATGCAAGCCGCAAGGCGCAGGCAGTGCGCGCCATTATCGACAACCTGCACGGCGCGGTAGAGAACATGTCGCGCAAAATTCGCACCGGCAATACCTACTACTGCGGCGATGCAACGAGCAACCTTCCTTATTTCCAAACACGGCCATGCGACAGTTCCGGATTCGCAACCGCCATGTCTTTTATGGCAACCGACGATGTCAGCACCGGTGAAGGTGTGCCGACTATATATCGCATGGAATGCAGTCCCGCTTTAAATGGCGAGAATATAGAGCCGGTTTCGACTACGGGCATGTGTCGAGAAGGTCAGAAGGGGACCATCATGTATTATAAAGACAACACGAACGGCCGAGGATTCAGCGGCTTCGAGCCTCTTACCGACCCCAAGATTGATGTAAAGAGCCTGCGTTTCTATGTCCATAACGCCGAAGGTGTTAACGGCTATCCGTCGGTCCTTATTACTATTAACGGTACGATTAAAATAGAGAGAATAAACATCAATACGCCGTTCAATATCGAGACGACTATTTCGCAATA